The following proteins are encoded in a genomic region of Haloarcula marina:
- a CDS encoding LUD domain-containing protein gives MSKADDIRELMRTEGAAVAENTRGFNEGRYRSVAELEDYEDLKTEARAIKEDAIERLPELLEQLQESVAENGGTVYVADDAADANAYIREVVADRDADRVVKSKSMTSEEIEVNEALESDGVDVVETDLGEWVLQVADEAPSHIVAPAIHKSRESIADLFNEVFDPDEPLETAEELTHFAREKLGEQIVDSEVGITGANFLAADSGTMALVTSEGNARKTVAATDTQITVAGVEKVVPSVADFHPFVELIGRSGTGQDITSYVSLLTPPVETPVVDFSDDDTPLSEFDADRDFHLVLIDNGRMDMREDEHLEETLYCIRCSACANSCANFQSVGGHAFGGETYSGGIATGWEAGIEGLDTAAEFNDLCTGCSRCTTACPVKIDIPWINTVVRDRINRDGDAPAAWLVDGLTPDDEDEGAPLQKRFFGNFETMAKLGSATAPLSNWLADTQTARWLMDRTVGVDPRRDLPQFQRETFVEWFAARESTVSNPDRRAVLYPDVYTNHVQVDRGKAAVKVLEALGVDVVVPSVASSGRAPFSQGMIATAQDHAERVAEGLSPHVEAGRDVVVVEPSDHAMFCSEYEKLLDTATFETLAEHSYEVMEYVYGLLEHGASADSLGRVETPEIAYHSHCQQRTLGLEAHTVAVLEECGYDVTTSEVECCGMAGSFGYKSDYYELSMDVGDRLREQFEAQDVRDRPVVASGTSCLEQIDALLERQPRHPIELLAP, from the coding sequence ATGTCGAAGGCAGACGACATTCGAGAACTGATGCGGACCGAGGGCGCGGCCGTCGCGGAGAACACGCGCGGTTTCAACGAGGGCCGCTACCGCTCGGTCGCCGAACTGGAGGACTACGAGGACCTGAAGACCGAGGCCCGCGCCATCAAGGAAGACGCCATCGAGCGACTCCCCGAACTCCTCGAACAGTTGCAGGAGTCAGTCGCCGAGAACGGCGGGACGGTGTACGTCGCCGACGACGCCGCGGACGCCAACGCCTACATTCGCGAGGTCGTGGCCGACCGGGACGCCGACCGCGTCGTCAAGAGCAAGTCCATGACCAGCGAGGAAATCGAGGTCAACGAGGCACTGGAGAGTGACGGCGTCGACGTGGTCGAAACCGACCTCGGTGAGTGGGTCCTTCAAGTGGCCGACGAAGCGCCCTCCCACATCGTCGCCCCCGCAATCCACAAATCTCGCGAGTCTATCGCCGACCTCTTCAACGAGGTCTTCGACCCCGACGAACCCCTGGAGACCGCGGAAGAACTCACCCACTTCGCTCGCGAGAAACTCGGCGAGCAAATCGTCGACAGCGAAGTCGGTATCACCGGCGCGAACTTCCTCGCGGCCGACTCCGGGACCATGGCGCTGGTGACCAGCGAGGGCAACGCCCGCAAGACGGTGGCCGCGACAGACACCCAGATTACCGTCGCGGGCGTCGAGAAAGTCGTCCCCTCGGTGGCCGACTTTCATCCGTTCGTCGAACTCATCGGGCGGTCGGGGACCGGACAGGACATCACCTCCTACGTCTCGTTGTTGACTCCGCCCGTCGAGACACCCGTCGTGGACTTCTCGGACGATGATACGCCCCTCTCGGAGTTCGACGCCGACCGGGATTTCCACCTCGTGCTCATCGACAACGGCCGCATGGACATGCGCGAGGACGAACACCTCGAAGAGACGCTGTACTGTATCCGCTGTTCCGCCTGCGCCAATTCGTGTGCGAACTTCCAGAGCGTCGGCGGCCACGCCTTCGGCGGCGAGACGTACTCGGGCGGCATCGCCACCGGATGGGAAGCGGGCATCGAAGGCCTCGACACCGCCGCCGAGTTCAACGACCTCTGTACCGGGTGTAGCCGCTGCACCACCGCGTGCCCAGTGAAGATAGACATTCCGTGGATAAACACGGTCGTCCGCGACCGAATCAACCGCGATGGGGACGCTCCGGCGGCGTGGCTGGTCGACGGCCTCACGCCCGACGACGAGGACGAAGGCGCGCCGCTCCAGAAACGATTCTTCGGCAACTTCGAGACGATGGCGAAACTCGGGAGCGCCACCGCCCCCCTCTCGAACTGGCTGGCCGACACGCAGACGGCTCGGTGGCTCATGGACCGTACCGTCGGCGTCGACCCGCGTCGGGACCTCCCGCAGTTCCAGCGCGAGACGTTCGTCGAGTGGTTCGCCGCGCGCGAGTCGACCGTCTCGAACCCCGACCGCCGCGCGGTTCTCTATCCCGACGTGTACACGAACCACGTGCAAGTCGACCGCGGGAAAGCGGCCGTGAAGGTCCTCGAAGCACTCGGCGTCGACGTTGTCGTCCCGTCCGTCGCCTCCAGCGGTCGCGCGCCGTTCTCACAGGGGATGATAGCCACCGCACAGGACCACGCCGAACGGGTCGCAGAGGGACTCTCGCCGCACGTCGAGGCGGGCCGAGACGTGGTCGTCGTCGAACCGAGCGACCACGCGATGTTCTGTTCGGAGTACGAGAAACTGCTCGATACTGCGACCTTCGAGACCCTCGCCGAGCACAGCTACGAGGTCATGGAGTACGTCTACGGCCTGCTGGAGCACGGGGCCAGCGCGGATTCGCTCGGCCGCGTCGAGACGCCCGAAATCGCCTACCACAGTCACTGCCAGCAACGGACGCTCGGCCTCGAAGCTCACACGGTCGCCGTCTTGGAGGAGTGTGGCTACGACGTGACGACCTCAGAGGTAGAGTGTTGCGGGATGGCCGGGAGTTTCGGCTACAAGAGTGACTACTACGAACTCAGCATGGACGTTGGTGACCGCCTACGAGAGCAGTTCGAGGCCCAGGACGTTCGGGACCGCCCGGTCGTCGCCAGCGGGACCTCGTGTCTCGAACAGATAGACGCGCTCCTCGAACGACAGCCCCGACATCCGATAGAACTGCTCGCGCCGTGA
- a CDS encoding LUD domain-containing protein gives MATDTLGAFESSLSAYDVPVTTVSQTGFAAAVDEAVDPPAVGVALDGQFDGRDFSLDDTAVSVDPTPVELREATTGVTAAAFGVGDYGTLSLRLTDRGSELVSLFVDHHVVVLREEDVLATMDDAIAAVDADLRETRGSTIFATGPSATADMGALVRGAHGPKSVAVLLVEAE, from the coding sequence ATGGCTACTGACACGCTCGGCGCGTTCGAGTCGTCACTCTCGGCGTACGACGTTCCGGTGACTACCGTCTCTCAGACGGGGTTCGCCGCGGCCGTCGACGAGGCTGTCGACCCACCTGCGGTCGGCGTCGCACTCGACGGACAGTTCGACGGCCGAGACTTCTCACTCGACGACACCGCAGTCTCTGTCGACCCGACGCCAGTCGAACTCCGCGAGGCGACGACGGGTGTGACGGCCGCGGCGTTCGGCGTCGGCGACTACGGAACGCTGAGTCTCCGTCTCACCGACCGCGGGAGTGAACTCGTTAGTCTGTTCGTCGACCACCACGTCGTCGTCCTCCGCGAAGAAGACGTGCTGGCGACGATGGACGACGCCATCGCCGCAGTAGACGCCGACCTTCGGGAGACGCGCGGGAGCACCATCTTCGCGACGGGGCCGAGTGCGACGGCGGACATGGGCGCACTCGTCAGGGGTGCACATGGGCCGAAGTCGGTAGCCGTCCTCCTCGTGGAGGCCGAGTGA